One window of Nicotiana tomentosiformis chromosome 11, ASM39032v3, whole genome shotgun sequence genomic DNA carries:
- the LOC138901096 gene encoding secreted RxLR effector protein 161-like, translated as MEDSKEIDTHIATATKLDIDEPSSSVDQKLYKGMIGSLLYLTASRPDIIFNIGLYARFQVNPKESHLTAVKRILRYLKATTNICLLYPKGSNFNLVGYDYTDYVGFLVDRKSTSVLHKRFLSEEPGSSKLPGTMAGVKTIESRTIG; from the exons atggaagattccaaagaaattgatacTCATATAGCAACAGCTACAaaattggatatagatgaacctagttcatctgttgatcagaagttgtataagGGAATGATTGGgtctttgttatatctcactgctagcagaCCTGACATTATTTTCAATATAGGCCTCTATGCTAGATTTCAGgtaaatccaaaggagtctcacttgactgctgtcaagaggatcttgagatacctaaaagccACTACTAACATTTGTCTAttgtatccaaaaggtagtaatttcaacttagtgggatatgATTATACTGATTAtgtaggttttcttgtggatagaaagagcacctcag tcttacacaagagatttctcagtgaagaacctggttcatcaaaatTACCTG GAACCATGGCTGGGGTTAAAACAATTGAATCTAGAACAATTGggtga